In Diceros bicornis minor isolate mBicDic1 chromosome 13, mDicBic1.mat.cur, whole genome shotgun sequence, the sequence GTTAAATGAAGGTCCACAGACAACACGGTGGAATCTGTGCCGTGCACGTGTACTTGCTAGTAGACACCACTCAGCCAGGTCTTTCAGACATGACTCTTCAGCTCCAAACCTGCACATAGTGCTGAAGATGCTTAGGAAAGATGTGATTCCCTGCTGGGAAGATAAGAGACACTCTTATCTCCCCAGAACTTCTGCTCCTCTTCAACCTGCTTACACTTTTTTGGGTCAAGTAAACCACATTTCACAGAAATCTTTGGAAATGAGATTATGTCCTGCATCACTGTTATCATGTAGGAAAACGAAATACATTTTCATTGAAGAGTCAACAAAATGAgggcaaaataaaacattttcagattaatgaaagaaagaaaatctgagaATTTGCCATCAGCAAACCCTCACTGTAGAAAATACTAAAGGATTTATCAGTAATGTGAGCCAGGATAGAAGGTGTGAAAAGCAagctttataaaataataataatttgactttataaaataataataattatgactTGTGGGTTTAAGatgtatttgaaataaataacagtaataatatatAAGTTAGGGAGAAGTAAATGGAGTTAAAAGGTTTTAAAGACTttgtattggggccagcccagtggcatagcggttaaatttgtgcgttccacttcggcggcctggggttcgctggttcagatcctgggcgtggacatactcaccgctcatcaagccatgctgaggtgacatcccacacagaagaactacaaggacctacaactaggatatacaactatgtactggcgatatacaactatgtactggggctttggggagaaaaaagaaaaagaggaagattggcaacagatgttagcacaaggtcaatcctcctcctcctcaaaaaaaaagactttgtaTTGTCCAGGGTAAGGGTCAATATTCTGACTTTGACCTGACCCATCCTAACTTTAGCCTTTGATAAGTTAGGaatgaatatttgaatttctGGGGTAATCACTAAAAGAATATAAACATGGTATATAACTGCACACTagcaaaggaagggagaaaatggaatgagaaaaaatatataatcaaccCAAAAGAACGAAAGGGGAAAATAGAACATGTAGGACAAATAGAAGGCAGAAAATAAGATCATAAATTTAAACTCAAATAATTTAGCatataaacaaaatgtaaattgactaaatgattctttaaaaattacagatataaaaaaaatctaattatagTGTTTTTACAAGAGATATATCCAAAACATAAGGATACAAATTGTCTGAAAGTAAAAGCTTGCAAGAAGATAAAGATACATGTTTAGTCAGGGTATAGTTGGGAAAACAGAGGCCTCTCTAGGCATTCTGAGTAGACAGATTTATTTAACACTGAGGGTTTGAGGCTCACGTCTGAAATGGCTGGGTGCTGAAGATCAGGGGACTTGCACAGGAAATCTGCTTTCAGGAAGGCAAGAGCGGGTGATTCCCAGAGGACTGATGGCTGCTCCTTCTCATCCAGCTTCCAAATCTGGTGCAGTTGCCCCTCATTGGCTGAATTTAACCCAGAATCATAAAAGGAAAGAGATACTGGGAACTGCAGTTCCAAGATTCCCCTTCAACACAGAGGTAAGTACTGAAGCAGATGTAAGTGATGGTGCCAACTGATAACCAGCAACCAGGCCCCAAGGGAAATGGGTGTCGCTACGTTAATATCAGACCAAAACAGACTAGAGATAAAGAGAATCACTTcataatacagaaaataaaggttcaattcaccaggaaaatacaatatttgaaTTTGTACTTGCCTAATAACAAAACctcaaaatgtataaagcaaaaattttcacagaactaaaaggagaaatagataaatccataatCATATTGGATGGATTTATATACCTCTCtcagaaataaagaattcagCCAGGATGTGCAAGATATGAAAACATGAACAAATTTGACTTAATGGACACATTGTGCCCAATAACACCATTCTTTTCtagcacacacagaacatttacaAATATTGACCAAATCCTGGACCATAAAGCAAATCTCAACCAATTTCTAAAAGCAAAATTGTACACAGCATAttttatgacctcaataaaattaaactagaaatcaacaacaaagaAGTAATTAAAGTCACCATCACTTAGAAATTAAGAATCATACTTCTAAAAGACTCATGAGtcataaaaaattaagaaatatttagaacaaaataactataaaaatactGCATTTCATAATATGTGGGATCAACTAAAGCAGTATTTAGAGGAAAACTTATAGCCTTAAATGCAAGTGTTAGAAAAGCAGAAGACTGAAAATTAAATTACTAGACATGTGAAAAAGCAGACAATTATGGCCCATAATCAAgaggaaaatcaatcaataggAAAGatatatttaagcaatttaatttaaacagtaattttataaatatattcaatggGGAAGGATTCATGAACAATAATTCAggggtggagagaagagagaacagaTAAAGGAcagggggaaaaagagaaacGGGCCAATGAATATTAAAGAGAGAGCTAGAGTTTAATAAAATGGACTCTGAAGGACTTTTTCAGAATAGGGAAgttctaatattttcatttaaattatctGCTAAAGAGTTGTTGatcctcctcctcacccccccAATCTTCGttaaaaatctatttgaaagAGCTGGCTCAGATTTGGGGTTAGGAGTGAGAATCAAGAAGAAAGGATTGTGTTGAATGCAATTGAAGCTGAAAATTGGGAGTGAGAGAAGTAAGACCCTGGGATTTCACAGCCATCTTGGAGAAGCATAAGAATGCCCAAAGGTATGGAATGGGGGTTCCAGCAGATTTTACCTAGACCTGAAGGGTGGCCCATCTATGTTTATTCTATGTGTCAGAGTGAATTAATTTACAGTGAGGAACATAAAACTCTCCAACAGGTCCTTGACTTGCATATCTTCTCCCTGGGTGCAGATCTATGCAGGAAGCAGAGAGCTAAGCAGAGGGCAGGCTGCTCAGTGAGTCTGGAGATAAAAAGGATGTGCTAAATGACCAGAGTCATCTATGGGACCAGCTGATACAGCCATGGCCACATCTGGGCCATTTTGCAACAATGATGAATGAGGTTATGGGAGgatcaaggtcacaaagctattaagcgagagctgggatttgaacccaggcatgtCTGACTCCAAGGCCTGCACTCCATCCCTACATCACAGGGGGCCTTTCAGAGTGCTTCTCCCCTAGTCACGTCTGCTTCAAACCACTGTCTGAGAAAAGAAAGGCACTAACCTGGAATGGTATCTCAGCCAGTCCATACTGGGGCTCCTTGCAAGGCCCAGGGCCTTCTCTGGCAAAGACCTATGATTGACATctgcattttgctatttgttttctacatgCCTCATGTCCTTCTTGTTTCTTTATTCCTcctttactgccttcttttgcatTAAGTGATCTTTACTAGTGTACCACGTTAATTCCTTTGTtgatttttaactattttttagaGTCATTTTCTTAGTGATTGTTCTAGGAATTATAGTGGACCTTTtaatcacaatctacttcagattAATGCTTACTTAATTCCAGTAGAAGAGGGAAACTTTGCTCCAATATAGCTTTATTCCCTACCCCCTTCTCTGGCAAAGATCTATGAAATATGCATCACTGGGAGACTTCTGGGAAATATGATAAACTATTTGCAATTTAATTACAAATACCATGTTAGTGAGCTGACAGCACATTACTCAAAGTCATACAAAGTCACGATAAACCAAGTGCAAAGGTCATGATAAATAACAGTTTTACTGATTTCTATGCCTAAAGCCCTATATTCCCTCCATATGCTATGTAAGAATAAAAACACAGCTATATGTGCAGTTGCAGGGGGAGAGGGTGGGAACTTCAGCAATTCAGGTACCTCAAAGCAGTTGTGCGAGGCTGGGCTATAGTAGATGTTCAGTAGCCCCTTGAACAGCCCCTGACGTGGAGCTCATGGGTCACTAAGTAACGGGATGAGTTTCTTCAGCTGAGATGAGACTTAGTAATTCTTGAATGGTGCTCTGTTCTTGGTCGCTGAGCTGTTGTTCTCTGGATAGACTGAAGGCTCTCATGGCATATTCTTGTGCCTGGAATAGAATTGAGGTGGCAAAAGGAAGTTGTCACAGGAAAGCATTACATTGGGAAGCCCCCTCTGTACTCAACCCCAGAAACATGGGGAAGGACCCATCAGCTTCTCACACCAGCCACCGAGCTCTTGTTGGAAACTTGTGAACACACACTTGGTCCTTACAGCCAGCcaagtggggggtggggtggggcagggagcacCAGAAAAACCCATTTGGCTTGACAAACTAAGAACTAAGTACACTTTCCTAGCAAAGTGACATCTTGGTAGGATCTTAACCAGGGTCCTTTGAACCAACATCAGGAGGCACAGAGGTGACAGGTGCCACAAGCAAACTGCCACCCTGAGGGCCATGTGGCCCAGAGTTTAGTCTTGGACAGAGGCTTCACAGGACATCTTGGCACAGACTCTGGCTTGCCCgccctcccactctccctccctcttctttccttccttctttcctccctccttcctttctttcaataagtatttgaataataattcaaattaaaacattcaaatgaatattcaaataatttgaataaataaataaatatttattgaatggctgCTACATTCCAGGTACTCTGACTACAGGCAGAAATTCCTGCTCTTGTGGAACTTACAACATAGTAGCGGAGAGAGGCAATAAACAAGGCAAATTAGTAAAGCCCGATCATATCTTAAATAGTGATACAcgctaagggaaaaaaagaaagcaggaaaggggTATAGGAAACATCAAGGGTGGTAGTGGGGTTTTGCAGTTTTTGATGGAAACTACAGGGAAAGCGTCACTGAAAAGAAGACGACTGAGTCAAAAGCTGAAGGAAGTGAGGTGCCAATCTTGAGGAGATGGATGTGTCCCTTTTCTCTAAGGGCCTCTTGTAGATCTAACACCTTGGGGTAATGACTGCCTTGAGTATACAGTAGAAAATTGGACTCTGAACTGTAGAAAAGAGGTTCTGTCCAATGTAAACTTGGGAATTCCATGGAGATGGTTCCCTAACCACTCCCACCCCATCACAGGTGGGGTTCGTGTCCCTGCTTTGTGCTCCCACAGTGCCCCGGGCTTCGCTATCACCTCCATTATAACCCACTGGCTGTGAGCTCCTCCAGgccctggtacacagtaggtgcttagtaagtttgctgaagaaaggaaagaagaaagaaaggaaggcgGGGAAGGGAATCCTAAATTTTCCGTGGCACCCACACAGAATCCAACtggccctccctctctccctttgcctgctttattttcctttgtagtGCTTTTTGCTATCTCAAATTATATTACACATTTATATGTTCACTTATTTACTGTGACTTCCCCTCCTCCCAAAATATGTAAGTTCCATGGAGATAGGGAACTTAGCTGGTAGTTCACCACTGTACCCCCAGTCCCTGGAACGGGGCCTTGCAAATGATAgatcctcaataaatacttgaatgaatgagtgaatcagcTAATCAATAAACCAACAAACCTGAGATTTGCCACTTACTGTCTGTAAGAAATTGGGCAAATAATggaccctctctgtgcctcagtttccttatctataaaatgggaacaataaaacACCTACTTCAAAAGGTTggtatgaaaattaaatatgataattcatgtaaagtacttagaccAGTGACTGGCATGTAATAAGCACTCAAAAACGATTACCTTTTCAATTAGTTCAAGGcaatccttttctgcctggaTCCCTCCAACAACTGGGAACTCACTCACTGAGTGTGGTTAGAGCACTACTCCATTCCTCCAAGGACTCCCCTGAGCCCTCCTGTCCTGCAGGCTTCCTCGCactgctccagcctcagtttccctgtgcaACCCTGGGAAGGACTCCTTGAGGGAAGACAATCCCGTTTCCATTATGCAGGCTGGACTCAACAAATGAGAAATGTCATGAGCATCCGAACTTTTCCGGAGGGAGAGCTTACTCTGAGGGCAAAAGCTAGTGTGATTGGGCAAAACACAGCTGAATTCAACTAGAGGAATTTCTACCTCCATTTAAGACATGCTGCTTTTCTAGGGAAACTTGCCTTTGAAGAATTCATCATCAGGTGGTAAAGCATGACCAGAGTTTTCAGAACAAAGATAGTTTTCTGGGGGGCTGTGTCAGATGTCGATTCTCGAATGTTCAAGATTGAAGTCAAAATCCGAATGGCTTCTGCTTCCTGGGCTTCATCTGCAGGGAAAGgcaggaaagaagaaacaggccctgggggaggctgagtCTCCCTCCCCCTCAGGGATAAGCACTGAGCTGTTCGCCTGCCTGGCCTCCCGAGGCCTCCTCACaggggcactgggggaggcagcaCAAGCCACCGCCAATTCCTCACCTGGGGGACTGCCGCCAGGTGCTGAGCAGGAGGCTGGATCGTTCTCCAGCTTTGCCTCGCATGTCATTATCAGAGTAACCTAAAAACATGCTCATTCCTACAGGTCCCAGAGGTGCTAAGGTGTCTTTCCTTCCGAGCCCTGACCCGGATCTCACAGGCTCTCACTTAGCAGGCATTTGTCACAGCAGGACTCCGTGGTCCAGCCCAGCTTCCGCCCGACAGCGAGAGGACggagctggggcttcctgcagctgCAGCAGCTTAATCTTTCTCCTCCAAATCCAAAAATGCTTAAGCAACAGCCTTTCTGCTTCCCCCACGTGAGGCTGTTCACAGTTTCCCCAGCAGTCTTTGGTCCTACTTTAGTcactatttattgatttattatgaGTTATTATGGGCCAGGTACCTAACAGCACTTTTTAAGTACTAGGCTTAGAGAAAAAGACCGAAAGGACATATACCACAATGTTAAGGTTGGATACCTATGATTTCCAAGTTTTCTGCTTTAACACGAACCACTTTTACAATGAGAGTAAACTCAataaagttattaattttttaaactttagttCAAAACCTCTCCTCCAAAAAGTTTTCCCTCTTCAACACCATCCAACTATCCTCATCTCTTCATTCTGGGACTCATCTTGTAATATAATTTGTACTCATagaaattctctttttctttctttcttttttttttttttgctgaggaagattggccctgagctaacatctgttgccaatcttcctccttttgcttggggaagactggccctgagctaacatctgtgctaatcttcccctattttgtatgtgggtcaccgccacagcatggccaccaacgagtggtgtaggtctgcgcccaggaactgaacccaggctgccgaagcggagcacactgaacttaaccactataccatggggccagcccctagaaattTTCTTTTGGTATTTCACATAGGTTCTGTCTCACCACCTACATTGTATGTCTCTTTTGAGCAGAAACTAGATTCTCTGACTCTTTTCATTATCTCAGAGGGAATGATGTTGTACAGTGCTACTCAACACTCAGCTCTTTGGGGAGCCTGGGGATGGAGAGATGAATCAAACTCAGCCCTGCCACTGAGAAGCTCACTGTCCCATAAAGGAAGAGCATAAGGCAGCAGAACAAATGAGGAATGTGACTTCTGCATGGAGTCTACCTTGGCTTATGTGCCCTGGAGGGATAACACATAAGAAATGGATGCTCTGCAGAAATCACAGGGGCTTTGGCAgggtattttttcctccaaatcttTCCCTTATTAACCCCTTGAAGGGCTGTGAGTGATGCTAGGGATCTAATTCTTTCCAACACTGGTCAAATCCTTTTGATGCcttgtctcagtttccccatcagcaaAATAGGGAAGATGGCACTGATGTGCTCCTCAACAGGGACCGCTGCTCTCCCTCTTAGGGCAGGGCCTGTGGATGAGGAGGGACGAAGTCACTGCTCTGCTTCCTAGGGAGAACTGCCACTTACCCAAGCCGGTGTCAGTCTCAAATTGTTTGCCCAGTAAATCTATTTGTTGGATGCGAGCCTGCGAGAGAACTTGATAGCGATCGTCCAAATATTTATCCCAGATCTCAGAGACCTGTTGGGAAAGGAGATGGCAATCAGGCAAGCAGGCCAGACCTTAGCCATTGGACCAACCAGTGAGGAGTGCAGCACCTCAGGCCAGGTTGCCTGTAAGTCTGCAGACTCCCTCTGTCATTGTGCCTGGAGGCAGGAGGAGCCGTAGGAGCCCAGTCTTGGCCAAAGTGAGTGTGACAAGTGTTGGGCAGCAAAGGGCACGTGGCAGGCTGATCTGGGGATAGTCCTGGTGAGGTCTAATAACAACGGCTACCATTTGTTGAGCACATACAACAAAAACTTTACATCCTCACAACATCTAAATTGAGGTCATattcttattattcccattttatagataagtaaactgaggctcagagaagttaagatcACAGTTGACTTTTGGTAAGAGCTGCTATGTGGCACAGCCAGGATCTAAATtcaagtctgtctgactccataGCTCATTTTTTTTCAGCTATATCACAATGCTTCTTCCTCACAATTGGGCCTAAAATACAGATACACAGTCACAGGATGAGCGCCTACATCATACACAGAAATGGTTGCTTGCTAAGTGAAGTGTTACTGTATGAATATAaccaatattttaatatattggaaACAGTTTACATGTAAAGATGGAATCTTTTACATGTAAAGATGGAAATTGTAAAGTACTCTCATGTTCTTTGATCCCTCCATAGAACCTTTCAGTAATAATTTTCCCTTAAAACCTTGTCTCCTTCTCTATCACACACTTCAATATGCCCACGTGAGCTTGCTCCTATGGGTATGACAGAGCACAGGGCAGTCTATCTGGATGGGTTTGGTTCTTATTGACccatcatttattatttgttaATTGCCCTATGGATACTAAGGACTGGTCTATTTTGGTagtggagaaacaggaagaaagaaaagtgtaatatatcatatatcaggctatgtgaccttgggcaagtgacttcatcTCTCCGTGCCTCAAATTTCTCATGAATGGTCTGATACTAGTTGTAAGATACAAGGCCTAAGTGTCAAGGCTCAGCTCCCACATTCCCCAGCTTACCTTGGTGTACAGCGTGTCTGCCAGGTCCAACTTTTTAAGGCCATAGAAGAGATTAGCCAGGTGGAAGTAGCCTCCTGAGGTCTTGATGTCCTCTGTTCCAAATGCACAACTGGCAAAATAAATCtatagcagaaggaaggagagtaCTGGAGTTCtctttgtaaatcatatatctgataaaggacttgtatcctgaatagataaagaacttttacaacaattaaaaaatgggcaaaggatctgaatagacatctcCACAAAGATATCCCAATGGTTAACACGCACttgaaatgatgctcaacattattagtcattaaggaagtgcaaaataaaaccacaatgagataccactttacacttTACACACATTAGAagggctataatcaaaaaggcagaaagtaacaagtattggtgagggaGTAGGGAAgatagaaccctcatacattgctagtgggaatataaaatggtacaggctctgtagaaaacagtttggcagtcctcaaaaagttaaacatagagttattatatgacccagcaattctattcctaggtagatacccaagagaaatgaaaacgtgtccacacaaagacttatacacaaatgttcatagcagcattattcataataaccaaaaagtggaaacaacccaaatgtccatcaactgatgaatggataaacaaatcatGGTATATCCAGATGATGAAATACTACTCGGCAAtaagaggaatgaagtattgatacaaccgcatggatggatggatctcaaaataattatggtaAGTGAAGGAGTTCAGATGCAAAAGACCACATATGATTctgtttatgtgaaatgtccagaaaagacaaatctagagagaaagaaagtgtttgcctggggctgggagtgggaatAAGAAATTACTGTAAATAGATATGAGGGGtctctttggggtgatggaaattttCTAAAACTGGAATGTGCTGATGGTTGCAAAACTCTGCAAATTTACTAAAATCATTGAACTGTGCGcttaaaatgggtaaattttatggtatgtatcaataaagctgtgttttgttttgtttttttaaaaagctaggctaaggggccggcccagtggcacagcattaagtgcgcgcgctccactttggtggccgggggtttgcaggtttggatcctgggcgcgcaccaacgcactgcttgtcaggccatgctgtggcggcgtcccatatagagtagaggaagatgggcacggatgttagcccagggccagtcttcctcaacaaaacgaggaggattggcatcagatgttagctcagggctgatctttctcacaaaaacaaacaaacaaacaaaaaagctagGCTGAGGAATCTAGCTTGATCTAATTCTGTGTGACTCAGCTCACGACAGAATGTACCTCTGCTTAATTTGTTGGAGGGGGTCGAGTATAGAGAGGAAACACAAATGAAGACGTGTATTAATCAGGCTGCAGGTGGAAATAGATGGCACCCTCAAAAGGATTACCTGAAGACAGCTGAATGAAAGGATTATTCAGAGGTGTGGAAGGGCTAAGGAGCCAGTGAGAGCTAGTGAAGCAGGATGTCAACAGCACGAAATTATTCCCCTCCTGACTCCTGAAGAAGCCAGGGGAGAAGACAGACAGGGTTACTAGGGCAGAGCTAGAGCAATGAAAAAAGCTACCTGACAGGGGCTGTGGCCACAGAGCAACACTGCCCTGGCCAGAAGTGAGCTGGGGCAGAAAGGCAGCAGAGAGAGTAAATACTCAACCTTTCTCTCCTCCCAACCTTCACTCCCCTGCCACACCTCTCACTCTCCAAACCCAACCAAAGACAGAGAGCAATGGAGTCCAGGTTGTGTACTCTATAGGGATCAGCCTCCCAGGGTCGAGTAGGGCAGGGAAAGGATTTGGGATGAGGGAATATGGAGAATAACCAGCACAAGAATGTTTCCAGTGAATTTACGAGCATTGTGCAGTGGTAGGCAACCAGAGGGAGGGGTGCCAGTGGAGAGGCTGAAGAGACAAACATCCTGCATGGAGACTGCAGTCTGACTCTAACCTCAATGAGATTTCAGGCTCAGGAACTCCTCTCTGGTAATACAGTCCAATATTAAAATCTTAATTTCTATTAGGATCTAACAGATCACCTAGATCACCCTCATCATCCTGTCTAACATTTgtagagttttatagtttataaaCACTTTCATATACCTCAAGctcatt encodes:
- the ZMYND12 gene encoding zinc finger MYND domain-containing protein 12 isoform X4, translating into MSAPDSAAHFHALLQLRGRAAARSAAAAAAAGLGRIVQAEEYLSQAQWTVLKSTECSHATHSLLHRNLGLLYMAKENYEEARYHLANDIYFASCAFGTEDIKTSGGYFHLANLFYGLKKLDLADTLYTKVSEIWDKYLDDRYQVLSQARIQQIDLLGKQFETDTGLDEAQEAEAIRILTSILNIRESTSDTAPQKTIFVLKTLVMLYHLMMNSSKAQEYAMRAFSLSREQQLSDQEQSTIQELLSLISAEETHPVT